One Clupea harengus chromosome 12, Ch_v2.0.2, whole genome shotgun sequence DNA segment encodes these proteins:
- the sub1a gene encoding SUB1 regulator of transcription a has product MPKSKEVLSSSSGSDSDSEVDTKAKRKRPVTPEKPAKKQKGGESSRVGGASKSSSKDDKDDKDDNMFQIGKMRYASVRNFKGKVLIDIREYWMDQDGEMKPGRKGISLNPEQWSQLKDQISEIDDAVKRT; this is encoded by the exons ATGCCCAAGTCAAAGGAAGTTCTGTCTTCATCGTCTGGCAGTGACTCCGATAGTGAGGTTGACACTAAG GCTAAGAGGAAGAGGCCGGTGACTCCAGAGAAGCCAGCAAAGAAACAGAAGGGTGGCGAAAGCTCCAGAGTGGGCGGGGCCTCCAAAAGCAGCAGCAAAGATGACAAAGATGACAAAGATGACAACATGTTTCAG ATTGGAAAAATGAGGTACGCGAGTGTACGGAACTTTAAAGGCAAAGTTCTGATTGACATCCGTGAGTACTGGATGGACCAGGACGGAGAGATGAAGCCAGGGAGGAAAG GCATCTCCCTGAACCCGGAGCAGTGGAGCCAGCTGAAGGATCAGATCTCTGAGATTGACGATGCTGTGAAGAGGACATAA
- the pmaip1 gene encoding phorbol-12-myristate-13-acetate-induced protein 1: MSKKEETAVLECARQLRKMGDLLDWKYKLLDILLRNYNQAAKFK, from the exons ATGTCCAAAAAAG AAGAAACTGCTGTCCTTGAATGTGCCCGTCAGCTGCGAAAGATGGGCGATCTTCTTGACTGGAAGTACAAGCTTTTGGATATTCTATTAAGGAATTACAACCAGGCTGCCAAATTCAAGTGA
- the golph3b gene encoding Golgi phosphoprotein 3 — translation MTSLTQRSSGLVQRRTEASRNAAADKDRESGEDDESRREEEEDEDQGDSKETRLTLMEEVLLLGLKDREGYTSFWNDCISSGLRGCMLIELALRGRLHLEPCGIRRKSLLARKVICKSDAPTGDMLLDEALKHIKETQPPETVQSWIELLSGETWNPLKLHFQLRNVRERLAKNLVEKGVLTTEKQNFLLFDMTTHPLTNSPIKLRLVRKVQESVLDRWVNEPQRMDKRSLALIFLAHSSDVLENAFAPLLDEQYDLAMKRVRLLLDLDPEGEAAKSGANELLWSVVAAFTK, via the exons ATGACTTCCTTAACACAGAGAAGCTCTGGCCTTGTGCAAAGACGGACCGAGGCCTCGCGAAATGCAGCCGCCGATAAGGACCGCGAATCTGGGGAAGACGACGAGTCTCGccgtgaagaggaagaggacgaggaccAGGGAGATTCCAAAGAAACCCGGCTGACATTGATGGAAGAAGTTTTGCTTTTGGGATTGAAGGACCGAGAG GGCTACACATCATTCTGGAATGACTGCATTTCATCTGGGCTTCGCGGGTGTATGCTAATAGAGCTGGCTTTGAGAGGACGGTTACATCTGGAGCCATGTGGCATTAGGAGGAAAAGCCTGCTGGCAAgaaag GTCATCTGTAAGTCCGATGCACCTACGGGGGATATGTTGCTGGACGAGGCCCTCAAACACATCAAAGAGACTCAGCCTCCCGAGACGGTCCAGAGTTGGATCGAGCTGCTGAGTG GGGAGACGTGGAACCCATTAAAGCTGCACTTCCAGTTGCGGAACGTGCGTGAGCGCCTGGCCAAGAACCTGGTGGAGAAGGGCGTGCTGACCACTGAGAAGCAGAACTTCCTGCTGTTCGACATGACCACGCACCCGCTCACCAACAGCCCCATCAAGCTGCGGCTGGTGCGCAAGGTGCAGGAGTCGGTGCTCGACCGCTGGGTGAACGAGCCGCAGCGCATGGACAAGCGGTCGCTGGCGCTCATCTTCCTTGCCCACTCGTCCGACGTGCTGGAGAACGCCTTCGCGCCCCTTCTGGACGAGCAGTACGACCTGGCCATGAAGAGGGTGCGGCTGCTGCTGGACCTTGACCCCGAGGGCGAAGCCGCGAAGTCGGGGGCCAACGAGCTGCTTTGGTCCGTCGTGGCCGCCTTCACCAAATGA
- the isl1b gene encoding ISL LIM homeobox 1b, with amino-acid sequence MYFVESTLISSCTGCGHQILDRFFLRVSPDMEWHAACLECAECKKSLEESGTCFVKDGKTLCKEDYYRLYGIKCGKCQKVFNKEDLVMRTRMQIYHFDCFRCESCDLHLLPGDRFHLRDGHLLCTADHDAFETRSEESKDELSQHLDVPIKRASTPPQRTTRVRTVLSKKQLHMLQTCYNANPRPDALVKEQLVEMTGLSSRVIRVWFQNKRCKDKKRHLHPTPTQTAQKTSPPGEADSRLMPSQMLETPCTSLVSSPVSSGIQ; translated from the exons atgtattttgtagAAAGTACGCTAATTTCTTCGTGTACGGGATGTGGACATCAGATTCTTGACCGTTTCTTTTTGCGGGTATCCCCGGATATGGAGTGGCACGCGGCATGTTTGGAGTGCGCCGAGTGTAAGAAGTCTTTGGAGGAGTCAGGTACCTGCTTTGTGAAGGATGGCAAAACTCTCTGTAAAGAAGACTACTACAG GTTATATGGAATTAAGTGCGGGAAATGTCAAAAAGTGTTCAACAAAGAGGACTTGGTGATGAGGACTCGCATGCAGATCTACCACTTTGATTGCTTTCGATGTGAAAGCTGCGACCTCCACTTACTCCCGGGAGATCGGTTCCACCTGCGGGATGGACACCTGCTGTGCACTGCAGATCATGACGCTTTTGAAACGCGGAGTGAAGAGAGCA AGGACGAATTGTCTCAACATCTGGACGTGCCTATTAAGCGCGCCTCAACACCACCACAGAGGACCACTCGGGTTAGGACCGTCCTAAGCAAGAAACAGCTGCATATGCTACAGACCTGTTACAACGCGAACCCCCGGCCAGACGCCTTGGTCAAGGAGCAGTTAGTGGAGATGACGGGCCTGAGCTCCAGAGTCATCCGTGTTTGGTTCCAGAACAAGAGgtgcaaagacaaaaaaaggcaCCTGCACCCAACTCCGACACAGACCGCCCAAAAg aCATCTCCGCCAGGGGAGGCAGACTCCAGGTTAATGCCTTCCCAGATGCTGGAGACTCCCTGCACCAGTCTGGTTTCCAGTCCAGTTTCCAGTGGGATCCAGTAA